A genomic segment from Arcobacter acticola encodes:
- a CDS encoding ABC transporter ATP-binding protein gives MNQIVQIRNLQKVFPKGNICIAENISLDIKEGEIFTILGKSGSGKTTFLRMIAGLESPDDGEISIDNNIVFSKNKNLEPKNRKVAVVFQNYALLPHLSIASNITFGSDASKQDLEDILEKTKLKGQENKLPHELSGGQQQRVALARALINKPKILLLDEPLSNIDTELRAHLRAELKEMIKAFGITALFITHDKEDAFYLSDRIAIMAGGNILQVGTAKDIYHHPNDLYCANFLGKMTQLSSNTYIRPEHIEISNDGILEGIIKDIIFYGSFYEVIILSKNKELLIHSFDDKLEIGQEIKYIFNGEILEF, from the coding sequence ATGAATCAAATTGTACAAATAAGAAATCTGCAGAAAGTTTTTCCAAAAGGGAATATTTGTATTGCAGAAAATATAAGTTTAGACATAAAAGAAGGTGAGATTTTTACTATTCTTGGAAAAAGTGGAAGTGGTAAAACTACATTTCTTCGAATGATTGCAGGACTTGAAAGCCCTGATGATGGAGAAATCTCAATAGATAATAATATTGTTTTTTCTAAAAATAAAAATCTTGAACCAAAAAATAGAAAAGTTGCAGTAGTTTTTCAAAATTATGCCCTACTTCCTCATTTAAGTATTGCTTCAAATATCACATTTGGAAGTGATGCTTCAAAACAAGATTTAGAAGATATTTTAGAAAAAACAAAATTAAAAGGCCAAGAGAATAAACTTCCCCATGAATTAAGTGGAGGACAACAACAAAGAGTAGCCCTTGCTCGTGCTTTAATAAATAAACCAAAAATTCTTCTTTTGGATGAGCCATTAAGTAATATTGATACAGAATTAAGAGCTCATTTAAGAGCAGAATTAAAAGAGATGATAAAAGCTTTTGGAATAACAGCCCTATTTATAACACATGATAAAGAAGATGCTTTTTATTTATCTGATAGAATTGCAATAATGGCAGGTGGAAATATTTTACAAGTTGGAACTGCAAAAGATATTTATCACCATCCAAATGATTTATATTGTGCAAATTTTTTAGGAAAAATGACTCAATTATCTTCAAATACTTATATAAGACCTGAGCATATTGAAATATCAAATGATGGTATTCTTGAAGGAATAATTAAAGATATCATCTTTTATGGAAGTTTTTATGAAGTAATAATTTTATCTAAAAATAAAGAACTACTTATTCATAGTTTTGATGATAAATTAGAAATTGGACAAGAAATAAAATATATTTTTAATGGGGAAATTTTAGAATTTTAG
- a CDS encoding Fe(3+) ABC transporter substrate-binding protein, producing the protein MIKKLAISAIVLASSFLTASEVNVYSHRHYDSDKILFKKFEETTGIKVNIVTAKAEELVSKLAIEGENTPADVLITADIGNLHEAKSRNLLQTIDSNTLNTNIPAHLRDANKEWFALTKRARIFVYNPEKINEADLSDYLSLTNPKLKDKIITRSSTNAYNKALLASIIANHGEAKALEFTKGLVANFARDPKGSDRDQIRAVAAGDGDLAIVNTYYLGVMLNGEDKKDIEIAKSVKIFFPAQETTGTHMNISGAGVTKFAKNKENAVKLIEFLSSSEAQSTFAEGNHEYPVNPNVKPSATVASWGTFKEDTIDLTKIGENTKKAVDIATQGNWK; encoded by the coding sequence ATGATAAAAAAATTAGCTATAAGTGCTATAGTATTAGCAAGTTCATTCTTAACAGCATCTGAGGTTAATGTTTACTCTCATAGACATTATGATTCAGATAAAATATTATTCAAAAAATTTGAAGAAACAACGGGAATAAAAGTAAATATTGTAACTGCAAAAGCAGAAGAGCTTGTATCAAAATTAGCAATTGAAGGTGAAAATACTCCAGCGGATGTTTTAATTACTGCTGATATTGGAAATTTACATGAAGCAAAAAGTAGAAATTTATTACAAACTATTGATTCAAATACTTTAAATACAAATATACCAGCTCATTTAAGGGATGCAAATAAAGAATGGTTTGCACTTACAAAAAGAGCAAGAATTTTTGTATATAATCCTGAAAAAATAAATGAAGCTGATTTAAGTGATTATTTAAGTTTAACTAACCCTAAATTAAAAGATAAAATTATCACAAGATCTTCAACAAATGCTTATAATAAAGCTTTATTAGCTTCTATTATTGCAAATCATGGAGAAGCAAAAGCTTTAGAATTTACAAAAGGTTTAGTGGCAAATTTTGCTAGAGATCCAAAAGGTAGTGATAGAGATCAAATCAGAGCAGTAGCTGCAGGTGATGGTGATTTAGCTATTGTTAATACTTATTATTTAGGTGTTATGTTAAATGGAGAAGATAAAAAAGACATTGAGATTGCAAAAAGTGTGAAAATCTTTTTCCCTGCACAAGAAACAACTGGAACTCATATGAATATTTCAGGTGCAGGTGTTACTAAATTTGCTAAAAATAAAGAAAATGCGGTTAAACTTATTGAATTTTTAAGTTCTTCTGAGGCACAATCAACATTTGCAGAAGGAAATCATGAATATCCTGTAAATCCAAATGTAAAACCATCTGCAACTGTTGCATCATGGGGAACATTTAAAGAAGATACAATTGATTTAACAAAAATTGGTGAAAATACAAAAAAAGCAGTTGATATTGCAACACAAGGAAATTGGAAATAA
- a CDS encoding ABC transporter substrate-binding protein, which produces MFIKKLLLIFLLLIVSLNASEKEKVTLYLDWLNQFQFAGYYMAKEKGYYDELGVELEIIEYSNNHNITSKVIEKSSIYGIGKSSLIVDRFEGKDIVLLSSFFQNSPLVLISLEKSNIKSPKNLVDKKIMITKDARDALAIKAMIVSQGIKMDKLNIQNHSFDINDLINGKTDVMACYLSNEPLILKEKKIKYTILNPYDYGFDFYEGILFTSQKELKENPNRVKNFNQASIKGWEYAFNNIEETAKIIHEKYNTQNKSLKALIYEGTVLKELSKINENLLGDINYQTIEEIKKFYTLLGLNTKFIHLKHKI; this is translated from the coding sequence ATGTTTATAAAAAAATTATTACTTATATTTCTATTGCTAATAGTATCACTAAATGCCTCTGAAAAAGAAAAAGTCACTCTCTACTTAGATTGGTTAAACCAATTCCAATTTGCTGGATATTATATGGCAAAGGAGAAGGGCTATTATGATGAATTAGGAGTCGAATTAGAAATAATAGAGTATTCTAATAATCATAATATTACAAGTAAAGTAATAGAAAAAAGTTCAATATACGGTATTGGTAAATCTTCTTTAATTGTTGATAGATTTGAGGGTAAAGATATAGTCTTATTATCAAGTTTCTTTCAAAATTCTCCATTAGTTTTAATTAGTCTTGAAAAATCAAATATTAAAAGTCCTAAAAATTTAGTTGATAAAAAAATAATGATAACAAAAGATGCGAGAGATGCACTTGCTATAAAAGCTATGATTGTATCTCAAGGTATTAAGATGGATAAATTAAATATACAAAATCATTCTTTTGATATCAATGACTTAATAAATGGCAAAACTGATGTGATGGCCTGTTATTTATCAAATGAACCACTTATACTGAAAGAAAAAAAGATTAAATATACTATTTTAAATCCTTATGATTATGGTTTTGATTTTTATGAGGGTATTCTTTTTACTTCACAAAAAGAACTTAAAGAAAATCCTAATCGTGTTAAGAATTTCAATCAAGCATCAATAAAAGGTTGGGAATATGCCTTTAACAATATAGAAGAAACCGCAAAGATAATACATGAAAAATATAACACACAAAATAAAAGTTTAAAAGCATTAATTTACGAAGGTACTGTTTTAAAAGAACTTTCAAAAATTAATGAAAATTTATTAGGTGACATTAATTATCAAACAATAGAAGAAATAAAAAAATTTTATACTCTTTTAGGCTTAAACACCAAATTTATTCATTTGAAACACAAAATATAA
- a CDS encoding ABC transporter permease: MEINRLKYYLAPLAGLSISLPILSLIIYFLFEGSFDFNFLKSSVLLEYTNNTALLVFGTFALVIVLGTITSYLSARFEYFGHKFFAVTFVLPLAFPAYILGYTYVGFFEYRGILSDIVSDASVRLDILNMYGAIFIFAIAMFPYVYILARVSFASISSTVCELVSLQQISPIKAFFKVYLPLSYPAIFAGSILAVMETLSDYGTVLYFGIETFSVGIFKSWFGYGDLAQAINVAIVLLIFVFGILWTESLIRKKYRFASATHSAKRASKIKLSGKYNFIAFLISFVISTITLFIPIVVLIYWFILDINTLDFEAFSYLYNTLSLNIISSSIIILLSFLVIYMLRFYPSKLGSFTHKLSMLGYSIPGAVVGVGLLILGSFIDKSLGFIVFSGTFFMVVFAYTTRYFASSIGSIENGFSKIDSSIDDASKIFGKSEIKNIIEVYFPLMRPYMISGFLILYIDIAKELPATLILRPFNFDTLAIRIYELASNEMLYKVGFPSLILVFTTAIAVMLLNSGFGKRKK; encoded by the coding sequence TTGGAAATAAACAGATTAAAATATTACTTAGCCCCTCTTGCGGGCTTAAGTATCTCATTACCAATACTATCATTAATAATCTACTTCTTATTTGAAGGAAGTTTTGATTTCAACTTTTTAAAAAGTAGTGTTTTACTTGAATACACAAATAATACTGCTTTATTAGTTTTTGGAACTTTTGCTTTGGTAATTGTATTAGGAACTATAACTTCATATTTAAGTGCTAGATTTGAATACTTTGGTCATAAGTTTTTTGCAGTAACATTTGTTTTACCCCTTGCATTTCCAGCTTATATTTTAGGTTATACATATGTGGGGTTTTTTGAATATAGAGGAATCTTGTCAGATATAGTATCAGATGCTAGTGTTCGTCTTGATATTTTAAATATGTATGGTGCAATTTTTATATTTGCCATTGCAATGTTCCCTTATGTTTATATTCTTGCACGTGTCTCTTTTGCTTCTATTTCTTCAACTGTCTGTGAGTTGGTATCTTTACAACAAATAAGTCCTATAAAAGCATTTTTCAAAGTATATTTACCCCTTTCATATCCTGCAATTTTTGCAGGAAGTATTTTAGCTGTTATGGAAACACTTAGTGATTATGGTACTGTTTTATATTTTGGTATAGAAACTTTTAGTGTAGGAATATTTAAAAGTTGGTTTGGATATGGAGATTTAGCACAAGCTATAAATGTTGCTATAGTTTTACTTATATTCGTATTTGGTATTTTATGGACTGAATCATTAATTAGAAAAAAATATAGATTTGCAAGTGCTACCCATAGTGCAAAAAGAGCTTCAAAAATAAAGCTTAGTGGTAAATATAATTTTATAGCATTTTTAATATCATTTGTTATTTCAACTATTACTTTATTTATTCCTATTGTTGTTTTAATTTATTGGTTTATTTTAGATATAAATACTTTAGATTTCGAAGCTTTTTCATACCTTTACAATACTCTTAGTTTAAATATCATCTCATCAAGTATTATCATTTTACTTTCATTTCTTGTAATTTATATGTTGAGATTTTATCCATCTAAACTAGGAAGTTTTACCCATAAACTTTCAATGCTAGGATATTCAATTCCTGGAGCAGTTGTTGGGGTTGGATTATTGATATTAGGTAGCTTTATTGATAAAAGTCTAGGCTTTATAGTTTTTAGTGGAACTTTTTTTATGGTAGTTTTTGCATATACAACCAGATATTTTGCTTCAAGTATTGGCTCTATTGAAAATGGATTTTCTAAAATCGACTCAAGCATTGATGATGCTAGCAAAATATTTGGTAAAAGTGAAATAAAAAATATTATAGAAGTATATTTTCCACTAATGAGGCCATATATGATAAGTGGATTTTTGATACTTTATATAGATATTGCAAAAGAATTACCAGCAACTTTAATATTAAGACCTTTTAATTTTGATACTTTAGCTATTAGAATATATGAACTTGCAAGTAATGAGATGCTTTATAAAGTTGGATTTCCATCGCTTATACTTGTATTTACAACAGCAATTGCTGTAATGTTATTAAACTCAGGATTTGGGAAAAGAAAAAAATGA